From the genome of Onthophagus taurus isolate NC chromosome 5, IU_Otau_3.0, whole genome shotgun sequence, one region includes:
- the LOC111426670 gene encoding protein 5NUC-like, whose amino-acid sequence MSLIQNWLTINLLTIIFCVKISNCDLDLLIIHTGCIHARYDESLEPKTGKYYGGVDRLANLVKKAREEYKSGEGPAVLYLDTGDIFSGSIWFSVHSYQGAAKILNQLQPDAVNIGAREFDLNIGGLINFTKLVTFPLISTNMMYHDEVELTKNIKVSLIKEIDGFKVGIVGYLLPENVIWKEKGTVEILDIVESLNKECHRLKFKEKVNVIIALSHGSFDADRLIAHSLKYVNVIVGSGSTTFLYNGDPPDIETPVDTYPSKVTKRNGDLVLIAHAYEYLKYMGKLNVQFTNDGRIKGFFGAPILLDSSVPQDPEMSELIEGLKKEVLHYDQKVLSTCSVFLEGVNCRYQECNFGNMVMDAMVEYRANQYEGPGWTDAAVALMNSGSITTDINSPLNDNKIFYGDIMRALPFSEMLHIVEIVGYDLLFILEISTAGLDPSSSVEGLLTSGLKIMFDFENRFGQRVKLVKVRCAECDIPEYFPLDLEKRYKVIITSYLLKGGSGFAIIRDVVWNPISVEARDNEVTIKYLEKSSYVNPEIGGRLIPYDKRFAETKSNCFSFRFGYACYHFLLILMIFITSLLK is encoded by the exons atgtcgtTAATACAAAATTGGTTAACGATTAATTTGCTGACAATTATATTTTGCGTGAAAATTTCAAACTGCGATCTTGATTTGTTAATTATCCATACAGGTTGTATACATGCGAGATACGACGAGTCGTTAGAGCCGAAAACTGGAAAATATTATGGTGGAGTAGATAGATTGGCTAATTTGGTTAAAAAGGCGAGAGAAGAATATAAATCCGGCGAAGGTCCGGCCGTTTTATATCTCGATACTGGTGATATTTTTAGTGGTAGCATTTGGTTTTCTGTTCATTCTTATCAAGGTGcggcaaaaattttaaatcaactacAACCTGATGCTGTT aATATCGGCGCCCGCGAATTCGACCTTAATATTGGTGGGCTAATAAATTTCACAAAACTCGTCACTTTCCCACTAATCAGTACTAATATGATGTACCATGATGAAGTTGaactaacaaaaaatataaaagtttcTCTTATTAAAGAAATAGATGGATTTAAAGTGGGAATTGTTGGTTATCTCCTTCCTGAAAACGTTATTTGGAAGGAAAAGGGTACTGTGGAGATTCTCGACATCGTTGAGTCACTGAACAAAGAGTGCCATCGACtaaaattcaaagaaaaagTGAATGTGATTATCGCTTTGTCTCATGGAAGTTTTGACGCTGACAGATTAATCGCTCATTCGCTTAAATATGTCAATGTGATTGTTGGTAGTGGTTCAACTACGTTTTTGTACAACGGCGACCCTCCGGATATAGAAACTCCAGTTGATACATACCCGTCAAAAGTCACAAAAAGAAATGGTGATTTAGTATTAATTGCCCATGCTTATGAATATCTAAAATACATGGGAAAACTAAATGTACAATTTACAAACGACGGTAGAATTAAAGGCTTTTTTGGAGCTCCAATATTGCTGGATTCGAGTGTTCCGCAAGATCCAGAAATGTCCGAATTGATTGAGGGACttaaaaaagaagttttacATTACGATCAGAAAGTTTTATCCACTTGCAGCGTTTTTTTGGAAGGGGTAAATTGTCGTTACCAAGAATGTAATTTCGGAAACATGGTTATGGACGCTATGGTTGAATACAGAGCGAATCAATATGAAGGACCTGGATGGACAGATGCCGCTGTTGCATTAATGAACAGTGGTTCCATAACTACAGACATAAACAGCCCGTTAAACGATAACAAAATCTTTTACGGCGACATAATGAGGGCTTTACCATTTTCCGAAATGCTTCATATCGTCGAAATTGTAGGATACGATCTCTTATTTATCTTAGAAATTAGTACCGCTGGTTTAGATCCATCGAGTAGCGTCGAAGGTCTTTTAACATCTGGTTTAAAGATTATGTTTGATTTTGAGAATCGGTTCGGACAAAGAGTTAAATTGGTTAAAGTTAGATGCGCTGAATGTGACATCCCGGAATATTTCCCGTTAGATCTAGAGAAACGTTACAAAGTGATCATCACCAGTTACTTATTGAAAGGAGGCAGTGGATTCGCGATTATACGCGATGTTGTGTGGAACCCGATTTCGGTTGAAGCAAGAGATAACGAGGTTACGATTAAATATCTTGAGAAATCCAGCTATGTTAATCCAGAAATTGGTGGGAGATTGATACCCTACGATAAACGCTTCGCCGAAACTAAATCTAATTGTTTTAGTTTTCGCTTTGGTTATGCTTGTTATcactttcttttaatattaatgatttttataacgTCGTTGTTGAAATag
- the LOC111426716 gene encoding myrosinase 1-like, with amino-acid sequence MDLKNSVIIIYILFMSVHVSRSEQTFPEGFKFGVASSAYQVEGGWNEGGKGESIWDRLTHGKPKKIKDRSNGDISCDSYHKVFEDVQLLKDMDVDFYKFSISWPRILPNGYTDVISTDGIRYYNDLIDELIANGIKPVATMFHWDLPQLLQEKGGWMNEKVIVAYEDYANLLFSIYGNRVRDWITFEDPAMFCFDPYFQQPSFADGLKEEGNVGYLCAHAILKAHARVYRLYHFNYRERQHGRIGISLGSSWYEPGLRGDSDDDLSELAMEIELGWFAHPIFSRVGDYPKSASEQLQLFSRQIQMTTFKVPEFESADIELLRGSADFFGLSHFTTKLCDVSLPKTSSEGTPLFAIDFCSQKQSWENGTSSWLKVVPWGIRKVLNWIKKEYDNPEVFITANGFSDDGEENDCRRVHYMNSYLENVLVAIQADGSHISAYTVWSFMDNFQWYQGYTEKFGLYSVDFDSIDRSRVAKLSSLAYTNIIKLRTIDWDFNPEGFKSCKWGLSNGTVLLD; translated from the exons ATGGATTTGAAAAACAGTGTaatcattatttatattttatttatgag TGTTCATGTATCACGTAGTGAGCAAACATTTCCTGAGGGGTTTAAATTTGGCGTTGCATCTTCAGCTTATCAGGTTGAAGGAGGTTGGAATGAAGGTGGGAAAGGCGAGAGTATTTGGGATAGATTAACCCACGGAAAGCCCAAAAAGATTAAAGACCGATCCAACGGCGATATATCTTGTGATAGTTACCACAAGGTGTTTGAAGATGTGCAACTCTTAAAAGATATGGatgttgatttttataaattttcgaTTTCCTGGCCTCGAATCCTACCAAATGGGTACACTGACGTAATCAGTACCGATGGAATTAGATATTACAATGATTTGATAGACGAATTAATCGCGAATGGTATCAAACCTGTTGCAACAATGTTCCACTGGGACTTGCCACAACTGTTACAAGAAAAAGGGGGATGGATGAATGAAAAAGTAATCGTTGCTTATGAAGATTACgctaatcttttattttcaatttatggAAATAGAGTGAGAGATTGGATTACGTTTGAAGACCCTGCAATGTTTTGTTTTGACCCGTATTTCCAACAGCCTTCGTTTGCTGATGGGCTGAAGGAGGAAGGAAATGTTGGCTATCTTTGTGCTCACGCCATTTTGAAAGCCCACGCAAGAGTTTATcgattatatcattttaattatagaGAAAGACAACATGGACGAATTGGTATTTCTTTAGGATCTTCGTGGTATGAACCTGGTCTCCGAGGTGATTCTGACGACGATTTAAGTGAATTAGCTATGGAAATTgag ttGGGTTGGTTTGCTCATCCAATTTTCTCGCGAGTTGGAGATTACCCAAAATCGGCATCTGAACAATTGCAGCTTTTCAGTCGACAAATACAAATGACTACATTTAAAGTACCAGAATTCGAATCAGCTGATATTGAGCTTTTGCGAGGAAGCGCAGATTTCTTCGGATTGAGTCACTTCACGACGAAACTTTGCGACGTTAGCCTCCCAAAAACGAGTTCCGAAGGAACCCCTTTGTTTGCAATTGATTTTTGCTCCCAAAAGCAATCATGGGAAAATGGTACGTCTTCATGGCTTAAAGTTGTGCCGTGGGGAATAAGAAAAGTGTTgaattggattaaaaaagaatacgACAACCCGGAAGTTTTTATAACGGCGAATGGATTCTCCGATGATGGGGAAGAGAACGATTGTCGCAGAGTCCATTATATGAAc tctTATTTGGAAAATGTTCTCGTGGCTATTCAAGCGGATGGGTCTCATATTTCTGCTTACACAGTTTGGAGTTTTATGGACAATTTCCAATGGTATCAAGGATACAC tGAAAAGTTTGGTCTTTATAGTGTTGACTTTGATTCTATAGATAGATCTAGAGTGGCTAAATTATCTTCATTGGCGTATACCAACATTATTAAACTAAGAACAATTGATTGGGATTTCAACCCGGAAGGTTTCAAGTCGTGCAAATGGGGATTATCTAACGGGACTGTTCTTCTGGATTAA